The window CAAAATGGTAGTCGAACAGTAGCAAATGCTCTACCCTGGTTAAACATTTCTGTTACTTGAGAGGGCAAATAGCTGGTAGAGGCCATAAGCACTTTCCCAAAGTAACCAGTCCAGGTAGTTGGTTCCTCCTGAGGTCTAGAAGAAATAGCTTGCCTCATGAAAATTATCCAGGAATAGAATACATACTTTTTATGAACTTCCTCAGCAATGTTAGCCTGAACTTGAAATGCTACCTTTTCCACATTCCTAAAGCACAAAGTTAAATGGAATgctctaaagggaaaaaaaattctaagcatATCTGCAGCACTATATCATTCCATTTCCTTATTGTTACAACAAAATGCACATTTCaatcccaaataaaaaaaaaaaactttgcaaaataTTAGGAGGTAATTGTGAGATTGTCATgtaaacataattttctttttaaaaatttcttgatgGCTAAGCAATtttacaaaggttttttttaaaaagcagtacaGGCCAGTTACTCTAAAAGTTATCTTCAACTGGAAGCCTGTGCATACTAATAAGGGCAAGAAAATAACCATGAGTGTCTGAAGAGGATTTGGATGCCTGTTTTTTCAGAGGCTATTTTCTGTTGTGTAGatgaactgaaagggacctttctattctattctctccttttctagatgaaaaaattgaggaccAGAGAGATTCAGTGAATTGCGCACAGTCAGTCAAGCAGGTGACAAGCATCAAAAGGAGGATTTTATTCCAAAGTATTTTACcccagagtttaaaaaaaaagatggaatttacAAAGggacaaatcaaggcttgattaaAGGAATTCCTTGATTAAAAGGAAACTTTAGGGTTACCCAAGAGGAGTAAATTGtaatattcattacattcaatAAGAAGTAATATTCAACCAAAGGCAAGATGACCACTTATTggcaaaaagaatatttttggagGCAACAgggaggagtggggagggagggaggggacagagaggagagaaaggaatgaaggggACAAGCATCCACTATATACTTGACTTTCACAACATGTAGTAGTTTCTAAAATCTGATACTCACTTCTCTTTCACAGTCTCAAGTTTGAAGATGTGCACTGTTTCAGTGTTACTGGATGCAGAGAGGAACATTCCATCCATGCTGAAGGCCAAAGAGCAGATGCTTACACACCTGAAGAGGAGTGTAAAGAATTCAAAGATTTACTCTTTACCCTCTTAACAGGAAGGGCACTAATAAATGTTATATGATTATGGTAATAAAACATTTCCTGTAACAGAATTCTTGGCTTCTCATTCCATTTGGTCTTTTTTCTCATGAATTTGAGGGGAGGgaaggttaaaaagaaaattctggagGATAACCTATTCACAATGaattaatcaatttttattagagaaagaggaaaaggaacaaaaatttataagcacatactatgtattacagaaactgaagcagaggttGAATGACTAACATTATGGTGGTATAAATCGGCACTCTAATGCCATTAACATTGTTGAATTTTCTAAATATGATGTCGTATTCTAAGTGTTCTCCCTAGTTTAAATGAATGATCTTGGCCaaaaggaacaattttttttactcataATTAGCAAGGGTAAGAGGTTTATGTTTATTAAAACATCTAAACATCATGTTGTATTTCTATTTTGGGTCCATTATTTAAAATCTATTGCTGTTGAGTGTTCTAATTCAAGGGTTATAAATAGTAATTTGAACTGTACCTGAAAGTAATTTGAACTGTACCTGAAACTACCAGTTCaaattctggatttttaaaaaaatctaactcTTCTATAGTTTATAATCACATTATAATCACAATAATGCTAACCATTATTCAATGAAGCAATGAAACCTTCAATTTTAGTTAATTAAGCAACTGAGAggattattttaaagtatatgctaTTTACACTACTAATTTTAGAGAGCTGCTCATAAGAAATTTCTTCTATCAATAGACAGGTGGCAGAAAGTCTTTTTCTGCCACCTAGGtttttagaaagttgcctagattatatacttcaacaatactatatgatcaattctgatgaacgtggcctattcaacaatgagatgaaccaaatcagctccaatagagcagtaatgaagtgaaccagctacacccagtgaactctgggagatgactatgaaccactacatagaattcccaatccctctatttattccacctgcatttttaatttccctcACATgccaattgtacactattttcaagtccgattctttttgtacagcaaaataactgtttggacatgtatacatatattgtatttaccttgtactttaatgtatttaacatgtattggtcaacttgccatatgggggaaggggtggggggaaggaggggaaaagttggaacaaaaggttttgcaattgtcaatgctgaaaaattacccatgcatgtaactttgtaaacaaaagaaaagaaagttgccTAGAGAACCAAGAAGTCAAGTAGCTAGGTTAGGAACGTCCATGTCAAGTCTATGACTAGGTCTTCTGGGAAGGCTCACATTACAGATCTAATTTCCAATAGCAAATAAAATTCTTCTGTTAAAACTGAAAGTGAACCATAATACAATACATCATACATAATAGCAATACATAATACAATAGGAGTGGAAAGGTGAGGGGCATGGAAGATTCATGTGGTGTTACACAAAGATTCCAGATCATTCTAGAAATGTTAGAAAACCTTTAATATGCAACAAATTCTTGTTGCCCTTTAAACCTAATCTTACTTTTTAGACATAGCAGATTACCTACAAATGAAATCCAAGTATATCCAAAAGAACTTCTAAGAAATGCAGCTATACATTACCGCTTTACTCCTCTCCGGAATTCAAAGATTTTCTGTCCTTCTGGGATGGAAAATACTCTAATCACAGTTCCCTataataggagaaagaaaaaaaaaccttaggtAATGAAACATgggaaaaagaaatctaaatagaAGGGATCTCAAACTCCTCAAATTTCAAAGAATTCCTATTCTTATTAATGAACAATTTATTGAGCATTACTAATGACCAAAGTTGAAAATGCACTTTTTCTGCAGTGATTGGGACCAATCCTCATTTGTCTAGTTGATAATAGTTTTATTCCACCTTGTTTTACCtgctttttatgttttgttaaagaaagaaactgaggggaggaggaaataaaaataaaataataaaatataataaaaatagaacaaaaaatagtaatttaaagGAGACTCAATAAGAATTATAGGTTTTTCCCAAGCAGGCTCTACTACTGGGCCAGTGAGAAAGGATAAAGTTATAGGGGACCTCTCCataaaaaaaggaacattttagaaattattttgaagtaAAATTTAATAACTCAAAACTTTTGTAATCATTGAAAATACCTCTCCTTTTCTACCTTCTGTGATATGTCCCAAATTCTAACTTTAGATCTATAAATATTCAACAGATATTAAAAATAGGTTTAAGGGACCACACCtacttatcttttctttctcgtAATGTTTACATGAGAATAAGATTGACTAGGTAAACAGTATTGCCAAAAAccttatataatgtatattattataaattataatatatatgtaaattatatatttttgcacaaaacaaaactagtgcagacaagattaaaagggaagcaataaacttaaggatctgataaagtcctcatttctaaaatataaagaattgactgaaatttataatagttcaagccattctattgataaatggtcaaaggatatgaacacttttcagatgaaattaaaaaatgaaaaggtgctccaaatcactactgattagagaaatgcaaaataatatatcactacacacctgccagactggctaagataacagaaaaatataatgacaaatgttggaaaactggaactgatacattgttggttaGTAGaagtgaacagatccaaccatggagagcagtttggaacctATGCTCAAAATTTTATccaactgtgcaaaccctttgattcaacagtgtttctactgggatatatcccaaagagggaaaaagacccacatgtgaaaaaatgtttatggcaccctttttgtagaggcaggAAACTGATTGgaaacccatcaattggagaatggcttaataaattatagtacatgaatgctatggaatactactgttctctaagaaacgaccagcaggatggtttcagagaggcctggagaggcttacatgaactgatgccaagtggaATGAGCAGTACTGGGAGATATACATGTCAACtagaagatcaattctgatggacatggctctcttcaacaataaaatgattcaaaccagttccatttgttcagtgatgaagagagccatctacacccagagagaactgtgTAGAACACATCAGAGCATTTCTCactattatttgcttgcattgttttctttctcagtttttcctttttcttccttcttaatctgatttttcttgtgcagcaagataactgcataaatatatacatttgatttaacatgtatttcaacatattaaacatgtattggactacctgccagttaggggagggggtgggaggaagatgggaaaatttggaacaaaatgttttgcaagggtcaatgttggaaattttttgtaaataaatcaTCTAACTACAATAAATTATGACCTACCTTCTCAGAAGCAGTGGCAAGTTTGGTACCACTTGCATCAAAGGCCAAGGCTGCTAGGGGACTATCATGAGCTGGTATCATATTAGCAGCCCTctaaaaagtgtaaaaaaaataacatgttaaGTACTGAGCAAGAAATTCCAATTCATTAAGTTATGTGCTAGAAATACAGTGAGTGCTTTACTAAAAATTTCTACAATGCAACAGATACCTATGAATTGAATGTGGGCAATGAGACGCCAAACGACAAATATTCAAAGCTGCCTCAGACCTCACAGACCACATTGCAAACAGCAAAAGACCTACACTCTAGAAAATTCAGGTTGCCCAAAACTCCCAGTACATAAAGAGATCCTCACCAAATTAATTGTGTCAAAGACTTGTACTTCCCCAATTGTTGCACTCCCAGGATAAGCCAGATAACAATTTTCATTGTTTATCGACAACGCACACAAACCTGTGAAAAATATAGAGGACTAGTGGTAAAGGGAAAAggcttaaaaattttttaaaagataaaaaacactAGACATACATGGTACTtaaaattttagtattttaatttaattttcatttaaagcaTGTATCCATATTTAGTAAAAATATGAGGCTTAAATTATAATGAATAGCCTGAGAGGCTTGAATTCTAATTATGATCCCCATAAAGGAAAATTGGTTGtccaattcaatttaaaagttattctattttttgagattttattcttttaccatttggccaattctaagcttttcaattttttttgtgtcTTTTGTAAAGCTGTTTAAGTCATTGTCCCGAGTTTCCCTGTCACTATAGTTTTTGGTGACGGTGTTGCCTCATTTTCCAGCCTATTATCTGACCATGTCATATAAAAGTTGGATTCTGTTCCTTCTCTTGAAGgatgggaggagagaagggagcataTCTGGACTGAGCTTCCATCTCATGACCTTTACAGTTTTCACAGCTcagttaaattttcagttctttcaacaTGGTGTGATCCAGTGATAAGTCTCTTTATTGCCCTGCTGATTTGAGCTCTGATCCTTACTCAGGTAGGGTAAGGCTTCCCGTTTCCTTAATTCTTTTGGCCTTGGAACTGATAACTGGGTGAGAAAACTGCCAGATGGTATCcgtttgtattcccagtactaaTACAGGATTCTCATGGAATCTGTCTGGGCGGTCAATCTGTTTACTGTCCTTGGGCATTGCTGGGTTGCTCCTTCATGTTGCTGTTACATTCTTACTGTTGCTTGCTTTGGCCTAGTTCTTGCTCCATTCCTGTCTTCCTAAGCTGCCCTAAGCTAGACAAATGACTCATTGATTTAATTAGCTTTCCTGTTCAGAAGGAAAGCCTGCCCTACAGTTTGATAGTTGTTTTGGAAGGGaagtgatgagaaaaaaaataagtcaccATCTTTGACTCCAAAAGGCAAATTACCAATGCCCCATTTCTACCCATTATTTAAGGTGAAAATGGaacatttttatattgtctttctgTTTACTTGCATTCCAAATACTCATTTGGTCCTCAGAACAAATTTATGGGGATGATCACCAATGAAACAGACTGAGAAGTGGGACTCTGATGTTTCCGATTTCATGTCTGTTCCATACTTGTTAAAACATTATGCCTCGTAAAATTACTTAAATACAGTGTGGTTAGAAAAACTACCTACAGTTATCAAAAATAACCAAAAGGCAATGACAACGATACATAAtggaaactattttaaaatattttgaatttcccaaaaagaatgaatttacctGCAGGGTTAGGAGGAGTTTCCCTGATTGTATGTAGTACCTTCATATCACgaatattatgtatgtatagacTTTCTTCTAGGCATACTATCAATCtctgaagaatgaaaagaaaaaagaaaacattactaAATGACTATGCTGAAATGTAAgggtcattttttaaattgaaagtaACAATAATTACTTCATATATTAGAGTTCTTAAGATTTCtctaataacagcaatatttatTCTACAGCCAGCTGTGCaattatctttccccttctcaACCCCATGCCATGAACAGAAAGCTTTTAAGGATCCTTAGGGATCCTTAACCCTTTCCCTAACAATACAGTTATTCAGTAAGCAAATAAGAGCTGTGTAGGGAAGTCtcataaaaccaaataaaaaaaagattctcctaGGTGTAGAAGGCATTAAGGAATATAAACAAGATGAGCTAAAGTTCCTGCTCTCTAGAAACACAGGAACTGGCTGGGGATTCAAAACTTACTTAAAATGCTAAACAGATAAATAATGGTTCAAAAGAGTATTTCAGAAGAATATACACAATTGTATGATGAGCTAAGAGATAATAGGAAGGTGGAATACTTCAAAGAATGTTTTAGGAGACAATGAATACATTGGTTTTGCTGAAATATGACAGCAACTGTGAAGACCCTTGAATCTTTAGGAAATGGGAAGCCAATGaaacatttaccaaaaaaaaagctgctaacTCACCTGCCTATTCAATTTAACTGCCAATATGGTATTGGAATAGCTATAATTGCATATTTCAGTCCCCTTCTTAAAGTGGCACACTTTTAGTTTTCGTGGAGCTTTGAGACTAACGATAGCCACCAGGCTGCTTGAAAACAATCTTTCCACAATACATACATCTTCAGTATCAGCTGCAATATGAGCAAATGGGAGAAAGTGGGAAGAATCCATGTTAGTGCAAGTCAAGAAAAACTGAATCTGCAAATCAGGTAATATTTGAccaattttataaatttcataataaaattcTTATGACAGAAACCGCAATTTAGAAACAAATGTTTGAACACCAAGTAAAAATGCAAACCATATTTTTTCTAAAGAGGTTCAGTTCACTTTCTACATGGCAATAGTAACAGATCCAATTTTCTGAATCTGAACTAAAAGCAAAAGCAGGGGAAAAATGAGTTTTTCCTATAAAGAAGCTAAGGACAGAGACTGAGGAACAATTAAGAAATCGCTCTTGGAAGCTAGTATTTTCTACAGGCAGACACACAATACACAGCAGACACGCAACACACAACAGGTACACGCAACAGACACATGTTGTCGATGTCCTAAATTTTGTGTAAAAAGATGTAATAacttacaaataaaaaagcattcaataaaaagctaaaacatttgcctttttccctaatcatctgtAATCCAACTTCACCAGATCTACCTACAAAATAGCTTGCCATGCTGTCAAGTTACCAGTTAAATTTTTGTattatcagaaaaatctgagtcaagaaaggaaaaaagtgccCCAATGGCTACAATATAATTCAGGAGAACTAAAGGACTAAATTAAAGGACAATcaatcaatttaaatttaaatcaaattaaatcaatttaaatcAAAGTCAATTTAAAGGACAGTCAAGAACATCTGCAAATTGTGTTTTAACAAATCTGAGGTTTCTCACACTTTCACAACATTAAACATTATCACAGCATGGTTCCAAAATCTAATGTGCATTTATCCATCGGGAAAAttacttataataaaaataaatccatcaTCACATAAGCTCCTGAAGGTCATTCAtacaaaattcttaaaatataatcttatttcaGGGATACAATGGATGGTACTGGcaaacaaccagaaaaaaattgagatttatcagtagggagggaaaaaatttctcCAAGCTCACACAGTGAACTAATAAGTTAAAAATATCTTCTGTTCATATTTCCATCTATTATGAAACTTGTAACTTAACTTTTACAGAAGTTTACCATCAGGTGTCATTTCTAAGATACCTAACTGCACAAAACAGATTATGGCACCAAAAATGGCAAGCCATGATAGGAAAAATCAGTGATTTACAACATTTTAGCAGAGATAGTCCTCTCTCAATGTTCTAAGAGTCTTTAAGATACAAAATAAGTGTGGTAACATgacactaaaaaaggaaaaacaggataCTTACTACATTCATAAATTTGTTCCAGCTTATCcacagaggaaagggagaagaatttgTAACCAGATTTACTACCAACAGCTAAGGAcctgaaaaagaattaaattataaagaaaggcaaGCCATGATATAATACTAATTCCACATAGTATTTTGGTTCTTTTAGT of the Sarcophilus harrisii chromosome 1, mSarHar1.11, whole genome shotgun sequence genome contains:
- the WIPI2 gene encoding WD repeat domain phosphoinositide-interacting protein 2 isoform X1, with the translated sequence MNLASQSGEAGSGQLLFANFNQDNTSLAVGSKSGYKFFSLSSVDKLEQIYECTDTEDVCIVERLFSSSLVAIVSLKAPRKLKVCHFKKGTEICNYSYSNTILAVKLNRQRLIVCLEESLYIHNIRDMKVLHTIRETPPNPAGLCALSINNENCYLAYPGSATIGEVQVFDTINLRAANMIPAHDSPLAALAFDASGTKLATASEKGTVIRVFSIPEGQKIFEFRRGVKRCVSICSLAFSMDGMFLSASSNTETVHIFKLETVKEKPQEEPTTWTGYFGKVLMASTSYLPSQVTEMFNQGRAFATVRLPFCGHKNICSLATIQKIPRLLVGASDGYLYMYNLDPQEGGECTLMKQHKLDGSMEPANEILESASHDRPLVAQTYNTAVTRGAYVPSSPTRHAYTEDLGAVGGTCLEDETNALRLDEDSEHPPMILRTD
- the WIPI2 gene encoding WD repeat domain phosphoinositide-interacting protein 2 isoform X2; this encodes MNLASQSGEAGSGQLLFANFNQDNTSLAVGSKSGYKFFSLSSVDKLEQIYECTDTEDVCIVERLFSSSLVAIVSLKAPRKLKVCHFKKGTEICNYSYSNTILAVKLNRQRLIVCLEESLYIHNIRDMKVLHTIRETPPNPAGLCALSINNENCYLAYPGSATIGEVQVFDTINLRAANMIPAHDSPLAALAFDASGTKLATASEKGTVIRVFSIPEGQKIFEFRRGVKRCVSICSLAFSMDGMFLSASSNTETVHIFKLETVKEKPQEEPTTWTGYFGKVLMASTSYLPSQVTEMFNQGRAFATVRLPFCGHKNICSLATIQKIPRLLVGASDGYLYMYNLDPQEGGECTLMKQHNLFREIEERAYFSELRYFSRYRYTSEGYFINKMS